Proteins encoded together in one Festucalex cinctus isolate MCC-2025b chromosome 8, RoL_Fcin_1.0, whole genome shotgun sequence window:
- the LOC144023436 gene encoding metalloproteinase inhibitor 4-like — MAVSHERSVRLGLCWVLLWLGAGTVADACSCHPAHPQQLFCSAETVIRAKIAGEKIVSPSNSSSPYMKMIQYEIKMIKMFKGFDKAKDIQYVYTPVFSSLCGVKLDSNNKAGYLLSGSMWSNGRLSIGQCDLVESWDNLSLSQRKNLNYRYQMGCECRINVCYTVPCASTGENECLWTDWLLDNSLNGEQARQYACIRRSDTTCGWYRGGHAPEKDFLDMTDP; from the exons ATGGCCGTGTCCCACGAGAGGAGTGTCCGTCTGGGGCTCTGCTGGGTGCTCCTCTGGCTGGGAGCAGGCACGGTTGCGGACGCATGCAGCTGCCACCCAGCTCACCCGCAGCAGCTCTTCTGCAGCGCCGAGACGG tgatCAGGGCGAAGATCGCCGGGGAGAAGATTGTGTCGCCTAGCAACAGCTCCTCCCCCTACATGAAGATGATCCAGTATGAAATAAAGATGATCAAG ATGTTCAAAGGGTTCGACAAGGCCAAGGATATCCAGTATGTGTACACTCCGGTCTTCTCCTCATTGTGTGGAGTTAAGTTAGACTCCAACAACAAAGCGGGATATCTGCTCTCAG GAAGTATGTGGAGCAACGGGCGGCTTTCCATTGGCCAGTGTGACCTGGTGGAGTCCTGGGACAATTTGTCACTCTCACAAAGGAAGAATCTCAACTACAGATACCAGATGGGCTGCGAATGTAGA aTCAACGTGTGCTACACGGTGCCGTGCGCATCCACGGGAGAAAACGAATGCTTGTGGACGGACTGGCTTCTGGATAACAGCCTCAACGGCGAGCAGGCGCGGCAGTACGCGTGCATCCGGCGCTCCGACACGACCTGCGGCTGGTACAGGGGAGGCCACGCCCCCGAGAAAGACTTCCTGGACATGACTGACCCTTGA